From a single Lactococcus allomyrinae genomic region:
- the recG gene encoding ATP-dependent DNA helicase RecG has translation MNLTDSIQYLKGVGPKAVENFHKLGIFTVQDLLLYFPFRYEDFASRGVFELLDGEKATIIGTVVTPANVQYYGFKRNRLSFKIKQGESIVAVSFFNQPYLADKVEVGTEIAVYGKWELAKQQLLGMKVVGQVDSGFEPVYHLTAGLKQTQLVKAIQQVFNDGVLEDLQENLPDYLLEKYRLINRQEAVHAMHFPEDMEQHKQALRRVKFEELFFFQLKLQALKNKEKSGREGLLIKFQQNEIDDKMRELPFELTNAQKSALNEILSDMKSPYHMNRLLQGDVGSGKTVVASLAMYAACLANFQAAIMVPTEILARQHFANLQQLFPELKISLLVSGLKAVERRQILSDLASGHTHMIVGTHALIQDGVDFYNLGLVITDEQHRFGVNQRKILREKGQNPDVLMMTATPIPRTLAITAFGDMDVSIIDELPKGRQPITTRWVKHEQLSEVLKWIQTELLHDAQVYFISPLIEESEVLDLKNAEALYAELKAYFGAFAHIGLLHGKMKNEEKEQIMQEFKSAKLDILVSTTVIEVGVDVPNATIMVIMDADRFGLSQLHQLRGRVGRGVKKSYAILVANPKSDSGKQRMKIMTQTQNGFVLAEEDLKMRGSGEIFGVRQSGIPEFLVADLVNDYNILEVARQEAVAVFKTADEPVHRWLIAQVEVGGGFD, from the coding sequence ATGAACTTAACAGACTCAATACAATATTTGAAGGGTGTGGGACCTAAAGCAGTAGAAAACTTCCATAAGTTAGGCATCTTTACTGTTCAGGATTTATTGCTCTATTTTCCATTTCGCTACGAGGACTTTGCATCACGCGGCGTTTTTGAGTTGCTTGATGGTGAAAAAGCGACGATTATTGGTACGGTAGTGACACCCGCAAATGTGCAGTATTATGGGTTCAAACGAAATCGACTTTCTTTTAAAATTAAGCAAGGCGAGAGTATTGTGGCAGTTAGTTTTTTCAATCAGCCCTATTTGGCAGATAAAGTTGAAGTGGGTACAGAAATTGCTGTTTATGGGAAATGGGAACTTGCAAAGCAACAACTTTTGGGAATGAAGGTTGTAGGGCAAGTAGACTCGGGGTTTGAGCCTGTTTATCATCTAACAGCAGGTTTGAAGCAAACGCAACTTGTTAAGGCGATTCAACAAGTCTTCAACGACGGGGTTTTAGAGGATTTACAGGAAAATTTGCCTGATTATCTTTTGGAAAAATATCGTTTGATAAATCGGCAAGAAGCGGTGCATGCAATGCATTTTCCAGAAGATATGGAGCAACACAAACAAGCGCTAAGACGTGTAAAATTTGAAGAATTATTTTTCTTTCAGTTGAAACTTCAAGCCCTTAAAAATAAAGAAAAATCTGGACGAGAAGGTCTGTTAATTAAGTTTCAACAAAATGAAATTGATGATAAAATGCGTGAGTTGCCATTTGAGTTGACGAATGCCCAGAAGTCGGCTTTAAATGAAATTTTATCGGATATGAAATCACCTTATCATATGAATCGTTTGTTGCAAGGAGATGTGGGTTCGGGAAAAACCGTGGTAGCGAGTCTTGCGATGTATGCCGCTTGTTTGGCGAATTTTCAAGCAGCTATTATGGTACCTACAGAAATTTTGGCTAGACAGCACTTTGCAAATTTACAACAACTATTTCCTGAATTAAAGATTTCTTTATTAGTTTCTGGATTGAAAGCTGTCGAGCGACGTCAGATTCTGTCAGATTTAGCTTCTGGGCATACGCATATGATTGTGGGAACGCACGCATTGATTCAAGATGGGGTGGATTTTTACAATCTAGGTTTGGTAATTACTGATGAACAGCACCGTTTCGGAGTCAATCAACGTAAAATTCTTAGAGAAAAGGGACAAAATCCTGATGTTTTGATGATGACGGCAACGCCTATTCCGCGGACACTTGCGATTACAGCATTTGGTGATATGGATGTGTCAATTATTGATGAATTGCCAAAAGGACGGCAGCCAATTACAACACGATGGGTTAAGCATGAGCAACTTTCAGAGGTTTTGAAATGGATTCAGACTGAACTTTTACATGATGCACAGGTTTACTTTATTTCCCCTCTTATTGAAGAAAGCGAAGTATTAGATTTGAAAAATGCTGAGGCACTTTATGCTGAATTGAAGGCTTACTTTGGAGCTTTCGCTCATATTGGACTTTTGCATGGTAAGATGAAAAATGAAGAAAAAGAACAAATCATGCAGGAGTTTAAGTCTGCAAAGCTTGATATCTTGGTATCAACGACGGTCATTGAGGTTGGGGTTGATGTACCAAATGCAACAATTATGGTAATTATGGATGCTGACCGCTTTGGATTATCACAACTTCATCAACTTCGAGGACGTGTAGGGCGTGGTGTGAAAAAGTCTTATGCGATTTTAGTGGCAAATCCGAAATCAGACTCAGGTAAACAACGGATGAAAATTATGACTCAGACACAAAATGGTTTTGTCTTAGCTGAGGAAGATTTAAAAATGCGTGGTTCTGGTGAAATATTTGGAGTGCGGCAAAGTGGTATTCCTGAGTTTTTGGTGGCTGATTTAGTTAACGATTACAATATTTTGGAAGTGGCAAGACAAGAAGCTGTTGCAGTATTTAAGACAGCAGACGAACCAGTGCATCGTTGGTTGATTGCTCAAGTTGAAGTGGGCGGTGGATTTGACTAG
- the gap gene encoding type I glyceraldehyde-3-phosphate dehydrogenase encodes MVVKVGINGFGRIGRLAFRRIQNVEGVEVVAINDLTDPAMLAHLLKYDTTQGRFNGKVEVKDGGFEVNGKFVKVTAESNPANINWAEVGAEIVLEATGFFATKEKAEQHLHANGAKKVVITAPGGSDVKTIVFNTNHDVLDGTETVISAGSCTTNCLAPMADTLNKQFGIKVGTMTTVHGYTGDQMTLDGPHRGGDFRRARAAAENIVPNSTGAAKAIGLVLPELNGKLQGHAQRVPVPTGSLTELVTILDKEVTVEEINAAMKAASNESFGYNEDQIVSSDIVGISNSSLFDATQTEVTSANGVQLVKTVSWYDNEMSYTSNLVRTLEHFAKIAK; translated from the coding sequence ATGGTAGTTAAAGTTGGTATTAACGGTTTCGGTCGTATCGGTCGTCTTGCTTTCCGTCGTATTCAAAATGTTGAAGGTGTTGAAGTTGTTGCAATCAACGACCTTACAGATCCAGCAATGCTCGCTCACTTGTTGAAATATGACACAACTCAAGGTCGTTTCAACGGTAAAGTTGAAGTTAAAGATGGTGGATTCGAAGTTAACGGTAAATTCGTTAAAGTAACTGCTGAATCAAATCCTGCTAACATCAACTGGGCTGAAGTTGGTGCAGAAATCGTTCTTGAAGCAACTGGTTTCTTCGCAACTAAAGAAAAAGCTGAACAACATTTGCACGCTAATGGTGCTAAGAAAGTTGTTATCACAGCACCTGGTGGAAGCGACGTTAAAACTATCGTTTTCAACACTAACCACGACGTACTTGATGGTACTGAAACAGTAATCTCAGCTGGTTCATGTACAACTAACTGTCTTGCTCCAATGGCTGATACTTTGAACAAACAATTCGGTATCAAAGTTGGTACAATGACTACAGTTCACGGTTACACTGGTGACCAAATGACTCTTGATGGCCCACACCGTGGTGGAGACTTCCGTCGCGCACGTGCTGCAGCTGAAAACATCGTACCTAACTCAACAGGTGCTGCTAAAGCTATCGGTCTTGTGTTGCCAGAACTTAATGGTAAACTTCAAGGTCACGCACAACGTGTACCAGTTCCAACTGGTTCATTGACAGAACTTGTTACTATCCTTGATAAAGAAGTTACTGTTGAAGAAATCAATGCAGCTATGAAAGCAGCATCTAACGAATCATTCGGTTACAACGAAGACCAAATCGTTTCATCTGATATCGTTGGTATTTCTAACTCTTCACTCTTTGATGCTACTCAAACTGAAGTTACTTCAGCTAACGGCGTTCAACTTGTTAAGACTGTATCATGGTACGATAACGAAATGTCATATACTTCAAACCTTGTTCGTACTCTTGAACACTTCGCTAAAATCGCTAAATAA
- a CDS encoding DUF536 domain-containing protein, which translates to MDDMETKTVSELAELFGVTRQAMNKRVKSLNAKFVEKNEKNITVVNKEGIHELEHLYGKVVTAEAEVVEKESISTAELSVKTDDATSAAYEMISALMKDKSAEIDRLNNQLESKDKQLSVKDEQIAEKDAQIKKQQELMEKALTDQKQFFTDLQESIKNVENKGFFGRLFGKK; encoded by the coding sequence ATGGATGATATGGAAACTAAAACAGTAAGTGAATTGGCAGAGCTTTTTGGAGTGACACGTCAAGCGATGAATAAACGTGTGAAATCGTTGAATGCTAAATTCGTAGAGAAAAATGAGAAAAATATAACAGTTGTAAATAAAGAAGGCATTCATGAACTTGAGCATTTGTACGGGAAAGTCGTAACTGCTGAGGCTGAAGTGGTAGAAAAAGAATCCATATCAACGGCAGAACTCTCTGTCAAAACGGATGATGCGACATCAGCAGCTTACGAAATGATTAGTGCGTTGATGAAAGATAAAAGTGCTGAAATTGACCGTTTGAATAATCAACTTGAATCGAAAGATAAACAGCTTTCTGTCAAGGATGAACAAATTGCCGAAAAAGATGCGCAAATTAAGAAACAACAAGAACTGATGGAGAAAGCACTTACTGATCAAAAGCAATTTTTCACAGATTTACAGGAAAGCATAAAGAATGTGGAAAATAAAGGATTTTTTGGTCGATTATTTGGAAAAAAGTAA